CACAGCCCGGTGTCGTTCCCGCGGCAcgaggaggagcagctgcagcgcTCGGTGAGCTGGCGGCCGTGCCTGCTGATCCTGGGCCAGAACTGCCGCGCCAAGGGCCGCCTGCTCAACACGCtgctgggccaggagctgctgcccgtGCCCggggctgccactgccaccaaggagctgctttccacccctggggctgccactgccaccgaggagctgctgcccaggactgcCACTGCTaccaaggagctgctgcccaccccTGGAGCTGGCACGGgcacccaggagctgctgcctgcacctggggctgccactgccaccGAGGAACTGCTGCCCACCCCTGGGGCTCCCACCGCGGcgctgctgcctggggctggcaccaaggagctgctgcccacccccggggctggcactggcactgaAGAGCTGCTTTCCACCGCTGGCACTGAAGAGCTGCTTTCCACCGCTGGGACTGTCACTGAGAAGCTGCTGCCCACCCCCGGGGCTGGCACGGGCACCGAGGAGCGCTGCCGGCGCCGCCGGGTGCGCTTCACGCACGGGGCGCGGCCGCGGCTGAGCCTGGCGCTGCCCGGGCAGTACGAGCTGGTGCAGGCGCTGGTGGCACACAGCGGGCACTGGGACACCATCCCCGAGCAGGACCTGCAGGTGCCCGGGGACGCCGAGGATCCCGCGCagagggtggcagagctggaggtggTGCTGCCCTGCGCGCTGCTCAAGGTGAGGGTGGCACcgtgcctggcactgccacggTGCACGGGGAGCttggggtggcactgccactgtcctgGTCCATGGGGAGCttggggtggcactgccactgtccctgGTCTGTGCGGAGCttggggtggcactgccactgtcctgGTCCATAGGGAGCttggggtggcactgccactgtccctgGTCCGTGGGGAGCttggggtggcactgccacagccctgtTCAATGAATTCCTGTGCTGGCTCTTTCCTGGGACACTTGTCCTAAGTTTTGTCTTAAAACTCCAAGGATTTGGTCCAAAATAAGGAATTTGGAGTTAAGGATCAGCCTTGCAGGTGAGACTCCAGATCTGCTTTGAGGAATTCCAGTTTTTTTGGTGCGTGAACGAATCCCAGGgcattttcccagaaaaaaaaaacctctccaaaACAAAcctcctccttttttattttccccaggaAGTGGACATCGTGGTGGCTCCGTGCCGGGGCTTCCAGTCAGCTGAGGCCACCCTGGCCGAGTTTGTGAACCAGGTGCTGCCCGTTGTCACCTTTGCCATCAGcgagccccagctgtccccatcGGACCAGGCAGAACTTCgggaaatcaaagaaaaattctcCCTCCCCATCTTCTTCCTCCGAATCCCCGAGGCCGGCAGCGAGCTGAGctcccccaaaaaccccaccaagGCCAAATCCCCGCTgcacctccagctgctggatCTGGAATACCtgagcccctccagcccctgcgGCTGCGGCGTTCCCGGCTCTTCCATGCtggtggagcagctggagaagctgcGGCTGCTGagctccttctccaggcaggtgctgcagcagcacctggtgGAGGCGGCCACGAGGCTGAGCGAGGTTCACGGGCGCTGCCTCAACATCTTCATCAACCAGGCCTTCGACATGCAGCGGGACCTGCAGATCACGCCCAAGCGGCTGGAGTACACGCGCAGGAAGGAGAACGAGCTCTACGAGTCGCTGATGGGCATCGCCAACCGCAAGCAGGAGGAGATGAAGGAGATGATCGTGGACACCCTGGGGAATAtgaaggaggagctgctggaggatgctgccAGTATGGAGTTCCGAGGTGGGAGCCAgctggagggtttggggtgggtaGGGGTGAGGGAGTCGGTAAGAAATGCAAAATCGGCGCAGGAGTTGGGTGGGATTCCAACCTGCAATTCCTGGATGGTCACGGAGCCCTAAATGCAGATCAGAATCAGGGATCGGGCAAATCCTGGCCACAGTAATTCCATTAATTCAGGGAGACTCCAACCTGCAATTCCTGGATGGTCACAGAACCCCAAACAGGAATCAAAATCAGGAATCAGGTAAATCCTGGCCACAGTAATTCCATTAATTCAGGGAGACTCCAATCTGCAATTCCTGGATGGTCACGGAGCCCTAAACGCAAATCAGAATCGGGGATTGGGCAAATCCACAGTAATTCATGGATTCCAACCTGCAATTCCTGGATGGTCACGGAGCACCAAACACAGATGAAAATCAGGGATGAAGCAGATCATGACCACAGTAATTCATGGATTCATTGGGATTCCAACCTGCAATTCCTGAATGGTCACAGAACCCCAAACATGAATCAAAATCAGGGATCAGGCAAATCCTGACCATGATAATTCCAGGAATTCAGTGGGATTCCAACCTGCAGTTCCTGGATGGTCACAGAACCCCAAATATGAATCAAAATCTGGGATTGAGCAGATCATGAGCACAATAATTAATGGATTCCAACCTGCAATTCCTGGATGGTCACGGAGCCCTAAACACAAATCAGAATCAGGGATCAGGCAAAACCTGACCATGGTAATTCCAGGAATTCAGTGAGGTTCCAGCCTGCAATTCCCGAATGATCCCGGAACCCCAAACATTAATCAAAATCAGGGATCAGGCAGATCCTGGTCATGATAATTCATGGATTCAGTGAGGCTCCACCCTGCAATTCCCAGATGGTCCCAGAACCCTGAACATGAATCAAAATCAGGGATCAGGCAAATCCTGACCACAGTAATTCCAGGAATTCAGTGAGACTCCAACCTGCAATTCCTGGATGGTCACGGAGCCCTAAATGAAAATCAGAATCAGGGATCAGGCAAATCCTGACCACAGTAATTCCAGGAATTCAGTGAGACTCCAACCTGCAACTCCTGGATGGTCCCAGAACCCCAAACACAGATGAAAATCAGGGATCAGGCAATACCCATTTTTTAGCATGATCTGCTGGATGAAGTGATAATAATCTAGGATAAAATAATTGTGGCTGTAATGGTCATAATCTTGGATAAAATCATTTATAATCTTGGATAAAATCATAATGATAATCTTGAATAAAATGGTTGTAATTGTAGATGAAATCATTAGTAATCTTGGATAAAATAATGGTGATAATATTGGATAAAATAATAGTAATCTTggataaaatgatcattataaTCTTGGATAAAATTATCATAAATCTTGgataaaataataatactggataaaataataattaataatctTGGATAAAATGATCATAATTTtgtcaataataataataatgcaattCTGGCATCATTGGGAAgagcattattttaaaacaacgTTAGGAGCAGTTTGTGCTCCTCAGAGTGTCGCTCTTGGACACGAAATGGGCACACAGAAGCTTGggaagttcaaaagagaaaaagagccagttttattcaaacatttgGTATTTaaagaattccaaaggtgaccgtggattggaggatggaattaccacctctccaaccacactggcccaaagatcaatcaatcatttctctccacccacagagaaatatggaAACAATTCTATTTATACGTGAAATTGTGTGGGagctctgactctcaaatatgtaaacatcatcagaaggctaaagaggTTtcatgagaactttaaaacttccaaaaccactataaaagaaaactgaacacTTTGAAAAATCGGGGCAACATCAGAGCATCCCTCAGGAtgattttccctcccttttcctgcaGACATCATCATTCCCGAGAGCGGCGAGCCCGTCAGCTCCAAGGACATCAAGCGCTGCATCCAGCAGATCCAGGAGCTGAtcatctccaggctgaaccaGGCCGTGGCCAACAAACTGATCAGCTCCGTGGATTACCTGCGCGAGAGCTTCGTGGGGACCCTGGAGCGCTGCCTCAAGAGCCTGGAGGAGTCCTGGGAGGGCTCCGTGCACCCGCCCCGGGGGCTGGAGAAACCCCGCGAGGGCTCCGGCCACATCACCAGCAACTATCTCAAACAGGTCTGCAACGGGGCTGCAGTGGGACCAAACGGGTGGGAAAGGGCCAAATTATGGCTAGAAAAACACGGGAGATAACGTTAAATCGCTATGGAATAACCCATTTATGGCCATGAAACACACGGGAGATAATGCAGTAAATCAATTAGCTCCTAATCTGTATAAATAATCCATTTATGGCCATGAAACCCACACGAGGTAACACAGTGAATCAATTAGCTCCTAAATCTGTATGAAAGAATCCAATTATCTCATGTGAGATAATACAGTAAATCAGTTATCTCCCAAATCTGTATAAATAATCAATTTATGGCCATGAAACACACATGAGGTAACACAATAAATCAATAAGCTCCTAAATCTGTATAAAATAATCAATTTATGGCCATGAAACACACGGGAGATAATGCAGTAAATCAATTAGCTCCTAAATCTGTATAAATAATCAAATTATGGCCATGAAACACACATCAGGTAACGCAGTAAATCAATTAGCTCCTAAATCTGTATAAATAATCCATTTATGGCCATGAAACACACGGGAGATAATGCAGTAAATCAATTAGCTCCTAAATCTGTATAAATAATCCATTTATGGCCATGAAACACACATGAGGTAACACAGCAAATCCATTAGCTCCTAAATCTGTATAAATAATCAAATTATGGCCATGAAACACGTGTGAGGTAACACAGTGAATCAATTAGCTCCTAAATCTGTATGAAAGAATCAAACTATCCCATGTGAGATAATACAGTAAATCAGTTATCTCCCAAATCTGTATAAATAATCAATTTATGGCCATGAAACACATGGGAGATAATGCAGTAAATCAATTAGCTCCTAAATCTGTATAAATAATCAATTTATGGCCATGAAACACACGGGAGATAATGCAGTAAATCAATTAGCTCCTAAATCTGTATAAATAATCAATTTATGGCCATGAAACACACGGGAGATAATGCAGTAAATCAATTAGCTCCTAGATCTgtataaaataatcaaattacAGCATAAAACCACACATGAGATAACACAATAAATCAATGGAAAATAACACAGTAAATCAATTAGCTCCTAAATCTGTATAAATAATCAATTTATGGCCATGAAACACATGGGAGATAATGCAGTAAATCAATTAGCTCCTAAATCTGTATGAAAGAATCAAACTATCCCATGTGAGATAATACAGTAAATCAGTTATCTCCCAAATCTGTATAAATAATCGATTTATGGCCATGAAACACACCTGAGGTAACACATTAAATCAATTAGCTCCTAAATCTgtataaaataatcaaattacAGCATAAAACCACACATGAGATAACACAATAAATCAATGGAAAATAACACAGTAAATCAATTAGCTCCtaaatttttatgaaataatcAATTTATGGCCATAAAATACACATGAAACAACACAATAAATCAATTTGCTCCTAAAACTGTATAACCAGCCTAGAACCGCCCATAAAATAATACCATAAATCAATTATTTCCTAAACCTgtataaaataatcaaattacAGCATAAAACACTCATGAAATAACACAATAAATCAATGTGAAACAACACAATAACTCAATTATCTCATAAACTTTTACAAAATAATCAAATTATGACCTAGAACCACCCATGAAACAACACAATAAATCAATTTGCTCCTAAACCTGTATAAAATAATCAAATGAAAGCCTGAAAACACCCATGCAACAACACAATAAATCAATTAACCGTGTGATTTATGGACTATcccaattttttccattttcacaggCTCTGGCAAAGCTCCTGGCTGGcagaattcccatttttccctcttttccctgcttttccagaTCCTGAACGCAGCCTATCATGTGGAGGTCACTTTCCACTCGGGCTCCACGGTGACCAGGATGCTGTGGGAACAGATCAAACAGGTATGGACGcttggaaaagggaattttggagCAAAGAATCCTCTAAATTCACTCTGGGAGTTTATTCCTGGAGATTTCCATGCCTGGAAGTGCCCCAGGATGGagttggagcaacctgggctggtggaatgggataaaatttaaaatcctttccAGTCCAAGCcattctgggaattccaggattctcATCCAGAGGGGATTGATCACGATATTGATGGGGAAATCAGGGAGAGCTGTTCCCAAATGGGTGAAATTTCCAGGGAAGCAGCTTTTTCCTGGGCCAAGGTGTGGAAATTCCAGGTGTTGGAATCAGCACTTCCTGTAATTAGTGGGTAATTAAATTGCTCTGCCTCGCCCTTCGTTAGAAACCACGGAATTGCAGAGTGGATCCCTGTCccaggaagggaggaggaggaggaatgtggAGTTTGTTCCCCTCTGAGCTGGGATTAGTTGAGGAAAAGTCTTGTTCTTGCTCATCCATCCGAGGAGGGAATGAAGttccagctcagagcaggaatTTCAGGAAGGAATTTAGGCTGgattaggaaaaggtttttgactaaaagagtgataaagtgcccggggaagtggtggagtcaccattcctggatgtgtttaaaaaaaaaagatcagatgTGGTGCCTTGGATTTGGGAttgatttttgggatttgtgcCATGGATTGGGGCTGAGTGCAGGGATTGGTGCCTTGGATTTGGGACTGATTTCTGGGATTTGTGCCATGGATTGGGGCTGATTGCAGGGATTGGTGCCTTGGATTTGGGGTTGATTTTTGGGATTGGTGCCTTGGATTGGGGCTGATTGTAGGGATTGGTGCCTtggatttggggctgatttttgggatttgtgcTTTGGGTTcggggctgattttggggtttgggggctgATTGCAGGGATTTGTGCCTTGGATTTAGGGTTTATTCCAGGAATTGGTGCCTTGAATTGGGGCTGATTTTTGGGATTGGTGCCTTGGATTGGGGTTGTTTGCAGGGATTTGTGCCTTGAATTGGGGCTGATTTTTGGGATTGGTGCCTTGGGTTCAGAGCTGATTTTTGGGATTTAGTTGAGAGGTTGGGGCTGGGCTGATCTCAAAGGTCTCTCCCAACCTGGCGATTCTCTGATTCCGGGATTTTCCCAGATAATCCAGCGGATCACGTGGGTCAGCCCCCCGGCCATCACCAGCGACTGGAAGAGGAAGGTGGCCCAGGATGCCATCGAGAGCCTCAGCGCCTCCAAACTGGCCAAGAGCATCTGCAGCCAGTTCCGCACGCGCCTCAACAGCTCCCACGAGGCCTTCGCCGCCTCCCTGCGCCAGGTCAGGGGGAAAAAactgcccagcagctcagggctggggctgggaagtgGAGTTTTAACtgtaaaaacaccaaaaaactgcccagcagctcagggttGGGGCTGGGAAGTGGAGTTTTAACTCTAAAATCACCAAAAAactgcccagcagctcagggttGGGGCTGGGAAGTGGAGTTTTAACtgtaaaaaacaccaaaaaactgcccagcagctcagggttAGGGCTGGGAAGTGGAGTTTTAACTgtaaaaacaccaaaatctgcccagcagctcagggttAGGGCTGGGAAGTGGAATTTTAAGTgtaaaatcaccaaaaaaaactgcccagcagctcagggttGGGGCTGGGAAGTGGAGTTTTAACtgtaaaaacaccaaaaactgCCCAGGAGTTTGGGGCAGGGTCTGGGAAGTTGAATTTTAACTGTAAAAACACCAAATAACTCTCCAGCAGCTCGGGGAATCGATATATCTAGATATCTAGATATCTAGATATAGATATATctagatatagatatatgtaaatctatatatatctaaatCTATATGTACCTCTAAATCTATATGTATATCTAAGCATATATCTCTAaatctatatatataaaaatatatatctaaatCTATATGTATCTCtaaatatgtatatatctaAATCTATATCTCTAAATCCATATGTATCTCTAAGTATATACATCTCTAAATCTCTATATATCTAAATATCTACATATCTAAATCTATTCATCTAAATCTATCTCTAAATCTATATGTATATCTAATTATATATCTCTAAATCTATGTGTATAAGTATATATCTCTAaatctatatataaatatctatatatctaAATCTATACATCTAAATCTGTATGTATCTCTAAATCGATACGTATATCTAAGTATGCATCTCTAAATCTCTATATCtaaatatctatatatctaAATCCATATGCATCCCTACATCTGTCTATCTCTCTCTAAATCCACCTCTCCCTAAGTCTGTGTGTATCTCTAAGTCTCTCCGTGCACGTCCCtaaacctctgtgtgtgtgtaaatcCACGGAGCCGCCTGTGTGCCGGTGCGGGCGGTGTTTGGTGTTTGGTGCGGGCGGCGTTTGGTGTTTGGTGCGGGCGGTGTTTGGTGTTTGGTGCGGGCGGAGTTTGGTGTTTGGTGCGGGCGGTGTTTGGTGTTTGGTGCGGGCGGCGTTTGGTGTTTGGTGTGGGTGGTGTTTGGTGTTTGGTGCGGGCGGTGTTTGGTGTTTGGTGCGGGCGGTGTTTGGTGTTTGGTGCGGGCGGTGTTTGGTGCGGGCGGTGTTTGTTTGGTGCGGGTGGCGTTTGGTGTTTGGTGCGGGCGGTGTTTGGTGCGGGCGGTGTTTGGTGTTTGGTGCGGGCGGTGTTTGGTGTGGGCGGTGTTTGGTGTTTGGTGCGGGCAGTGTTTGGTGTGGGCGGTGTTTGGTGTTTGGTGCGGGTGGTGTTTGGTGTTTGGTGCGGGCGGTGTTTGGTGCGGGCGGTGTTTGGTGTTTGGTGCGGGCGGTGTTTGGTGCGGGCGGTGTTTGGTGTTTGGTGCGGGCGGTGTTTGGTGCGGGTGGTGTTTGGTGTTTGGTGCGGGTGGTGTTTGGTGTTTGGTGCGGGCGGTGTTTGGTGCGGGTGGTGTTTGGTGTTTGGTGCGGGCGGTGTTTGGTGCGGGTGGTGTTTGGTGTTTGGTGCGGGTGGTGTTTGGTGTTTGGTGCGGGTGGTGTTTGGTGTTTGGTGCGGGCGGTGTTTGGTGTTTGGTGCGGGCGGTGTTTGGTGCGGGTGGTGTTTGGTGTTTGGTGCGGGTGGTGTTTGGTGTTTGGTGCGGGCGGCGTTTGGTGCGGGCGGTGTTTGGTGCGGGCGGTGTTTGTTTGGTGCGGGCGGTGTTTGGTGTTTGGTGCGGGCGGTGTTTGGTGTTTGGTGCGGGCGGTGTTTGCGGGCGGTGTTTGGTGCGGGCGGCGTTTGGTGCGGGCGGTGTTTGCGGGCTGTGCTCCCGCGAGCCGCGCTCGCTGATTTCCGGATTGATTTCCCGTGTGGCCCCGCAGCTGGAGGACGGCCACTCGGGCCGGCTCGAGAGGACCGAGGACCTGTGGCTGCGCGTGAGGAAGGAGCACGCGCCGCGGCTGGCCCGGCTCTCGCTGGAGAGCAGATCCCTGCAGGACGTGCTGCTGCACGGTGAGACTCCTGCTGGGAGGGGATCCTGGTGGGAggggatcctgctgggaatgggatcctgctgggaacGGGATCCTGGTGGGAGTGGGATtctgctgggaatgggatcctgctgggaatgggatcctgctgggaatgggattctgctgggaggggatcctgctgggagcgggatcctgctgggaattggatcctgctgggagcgggatcctgctgggaatgggatcctgctgggaatgggatcctgctgggaacgggatcctgctgggaatgggatcctgctggggaggggatcctgctggggaggggatcctgctgggaatgggatcctgctgggaatgggatcctaATGgcatcctgctgggaatggggatcctgatgggaatgggatcctgaggggatcctgctgggaatggggatcctgatgggaatgggatcataCCGGGAATGGGATCCTGCCGGGAGTGGATCCTGCTGAGAGTGATTCCTGGTGGGATCAACTCCTGCCGGGAATGGGATCCTTCTAGGAGGgggatcctgctgggagagggatCCTGCTGGGAGTGATTCCTACTGGGAGCGGGATCATGCTGGGAATGCTTCCTGCTGAGAGTGGGTTCCTGCTGGAAGTGGGTTCCTGCCAGgagccccctcctccccagcagtgGTGGGGGGAAGGAATTTGGATTTTCACGGCATTTTCCAGAAAATCCAGTTTGgattttcattccattttccaCCTAGGTTTCAACGGGCACCTCCCAACTACCTCACAGCTGGGAATGTACAGGAGGGAAAAACATGGATTGGGGCTGATTGCAGGGATTTGTGCCTTGGATTTAGGGCTGATTATTGGGATTGGTGCCTTGGATTTGGGGCTGATTGCAGGGATTAGGGTCTGATTGCAGGGATTTGTGCCTTGGATTGAGGCTGATTGCAGGGATTGGTGCCTTAGAATGGGGCTATTTTTTGGGATTTGTCACCTTGGATTAGGGCTGATTGCAGGGACTCGGGCTGGTTTTTGTGGCATGGATTGGGGGCTGTTTTTGGGGATTGGTGCCTTGGATTGGGGCTGATTCCAGGGATTTGTGCCTTGGATTGGGGCTGTTTTTTGGAATTTGTGCCTTGGATTGAGGGCTGATTCCAGGGATTTGTGCCTGGAATTTGTGCCTTGGATTGGGgctgtttttttgggatttgtgcCTTGGATTGGGGCTGTTTCTTGGGATTTGTGCCTTGGACTGGGGctgtttttgggatttttgcctGGGAttggggctggttttgggaTTTGTACCTTGGATTGGGGGCTGTTTTTGGGATTTGTGCCTGGGATTGGGGCTGATTGCAGGGATTGGTGCCTGGGATTTGTGCCTGGGATTGGGGCTGATTGCAGGGATTGGTGCCTGGGATTTGTGCCTGGGATTGGGGCTGATTGCAGGGATTGGTGCCTGGGATTTGTGCCTGGGATTGGGgctgtttttgggttttgtgccTTGGATTGGGGCTGTTTTTGGGATTTGTGCCTGGGATTTGTGCCTTGGATTGGGGCTGTTTTTGGGATGTGTGCCTGGGACTGCGGGCTGATTCCAGGGATTTGTGCCTTGGACTGGGGCTGTTTTTGGGATTTGTGCCTTGGATTGGGGCTGTTTTTGGGATGTGTGCCTGGGACTGGGggctgatttttggggtttgtgcCTTGCAGGGAAGCCCaagctgggcagggagctgggccgAGGCCAGTACGGGGTGGTGTACCTGTGTGACAGCTGGGGGGGACACTTCCCCTGCGCCCTCAAATCCGTCGTCCCTCCGGATGAGAAGCACTGGAACGACCTGGCACTGGAATTTCACTACATGAGGTTTGTATCCTGAGTGCTTTCCCCGTTCCACAGGGATCTGACTGATTTCCCAGGGTTATTCAGGCTGGAAGagcccccagcctgtggctgatGTCCCCTTTGTCACCCCTCAGAGTGCCACGCCCAGGTTTGCTGCAGGAATCTGGGATTGGAGCTCCTGGAATGCTCAGCCAGGGATGCTCCTTCCTGCCTTAATcaattccctttctctgctgcctgtgctgtccAAATTCAGAGGAAATTCGACTTTACAGACCATAATAAGCAGCAATTCTCCTCCCCTGATTCCTGGTGGTCAatcctctctcttttcccactcCTTGTCCTgcctgaattcccaaaaaagCCAAGGATGGCTCTGcagtgcagagagcagctggttTGCAGTAaacagctgcaggcacagccagctgAAAGaagaatgggtttttttgtgactctaacttttaaaaaggcttttttcttttgagtttaATTGGCTCAGACAGCTGAGGGTTGTGCTGCTCTGAGCCGTGCTGGGAATTTTTGCTAaatctgcagctctggggcttCTTCCCTTGGCCTGGGCTGGAGACTGGGGACAAAAATGACCcaaattttctgtgctgaatcTGCTCCACGTCCCTGCAGGGACCCAGGGGCCAAAAATGACCCCAGTTTTTTATGCTGAATCTGCTTCAGGTCCCTTCAGGGATTCCCTTGGCCTGGGCTGGAGAACAGGGCCAAAAATGACCcaaattttctgtgctgaatgtTCTGCAGAGATTCTGGGGCTTGTTCCCTTGGCCTGGGCTGGAGGATGGGATAAAAATGACCCAAATTTTTTGTGCTGAATCTGCTCCAGGTCCCTGCAAGGACTTGGGGCAAAAATGATCCCAATTTTTTGTGCTGAACCTtctgcaggtccctgcaggGACTCTGGGGCTTCTTCCGTTGGCCTGGAGGATGGGATAAAAATTACCcaaattttctgtgctgagccttctgcaaatattttgggGCTTCTTCCCTTGGCCTGGGCTGGAGTTCAGGATAAAAATGACCCCAGTTTTGTGTGCTGACCCctctgcaggtccctgcagTCCCACGAGAGGCTGGTGCACCTGCATGGCTCCGTTATTGATTATGGCTATGGAGGAGGCTCCAgcattgctgtgctgctgatcATGGAGAGGCTGCACAGGGACCTCTACACGGGGCTGAAGGTGCC
This Vidua macroura isolate BioBank_ID:100142 chromosome 24, ASM2450914v1, whole genome shotgun sequence DNA region includes the following protein-coding sequences:
- the DSTYK gene encoding dual serine/threonine and tyrosine protein kinase isoform X1 codes for the protein MEGEEAPSWRGPGGAVRELCRSFGHYNRHLARLQHNLRETKRFFRDVKFSQGHPFASAPAGDGPRSAWDGDGGPGDGGHSPVSFPRHEEEQLQRSVSWRPCLLILGQNCRAKGRLLNTLLGQELLPVPGAATATKELLSTPGAATATEELLPRTATATKELLPTPGAGTGTQELLPAPGAATATEELLPTPGAPTAALLPGAGTKELLPTPGAGTGTEELLSTAGTEELLSTAGTVTEKLLPTPGAGTGTEERCRRRRVRFTHGARPRLSLALPGQYELVQALVAHSGHWDTIPEQDLQVPGDAEDPAQRVAELEVVLPCALLKEVDIVVAPCRGFQSAEATLAEFVNQVLPVVTFAISEPQLSPSDQAELREIKEKFSLPIFFLRIPEAGSELSSPKNPTKAKSPLHLQLLDLEYLSPSSPCGCGVPGSSMLVEQLEKLRLLSSFSRQVLQQHLVEAATRLSEVHGRCLNIFINQAFDMQRDLQITPKRLEYTRRKENELYESLMGIANRKQEEMKEMIVDTLGNMKEELLEDAASMEFRDIIIPESGEPVSSKDIKRCIQQIQELIISRLNQAVANKLISSVDYLRESFVGTLERCLKSLEESWEGSVHPPRGLEKPREGSGHITSNYLKQILNAAYHVEVTFHSGSTVTRMLWEQIKQIIQRITWVSPPAITSDWKRKVAQDAIESLSASKLAKSICSQFRTRLNSSHEAFAASLRQLEDGHSGRLERTEDLWLRVRKEHAPRLARLSLESRSLQDVLLHGKPKLGRELGRGQYGVVYLCDSWGGHFPCALKSVVPPDEKHWNDLALEFHYMRSLQSHERLVHLHGSVIDYGYGGGSSIAVLLIMERLHRDLYTGLKAGLELEPRLQIALDVVEGIRYLHSQGLVHRDIKLKNVLLDKKNRAKITDLGFCKPEAMMSGSIVGTPIHMAPELFTGKYDNSVDVYAFGILFWYLCSGHVKLPEAFERCASKDHLWNNVRRGVRPERLPVFDEECWQLMEACWDGDSSQRPLLGIVQPMLQGIMDRLCRAGSEHPSKGLDDST
- the DSTYK gene encoding dual serine/threonine and tyrosine protein kinase isoform X2 encodes the protein MEGEEAPSWRGPGGAVRELCRSFGHYNRHLARLQHNLRETKRFFRDVKFSQGHPFASAPAGDGPRSAWDGDGGPGDGGHSPVSFPRHEEEQLQRSVSWRPCLLILGQNCRAKGRLLNTLLGQELLPVPGAATATKELLSTPGAATATEELLPRTATATKELLPTPGAGTGTQELLPAPGAATATEELLPTPGAPTAALLPGAGTKELLPTPGAGTGTEELLSTAGTEELLSTAGTVTEKLLPTPGAGTGTEERCRRRRVRFTHGARPRLSLALPGQYELVQALVAHSGHWDTIPEQDLQVPGDAEDPAQRVAELEVVLPCALLKEVDIVVAPCRGFQSAEATLAEFVNQVLPVVTFAISEPQLSPSDQAELREIKEKFSLPIFFLRIPEAGSELSSPKNPTKAKSPLHLQLLDLEYLSPSSPCGCGVPGSSMLVEQLEKLRLLSSFSRQVLQQHLVEAATRLSEVHGRCLNIFINQAFDMQRDLQITPKRLEYTRRKENELYESLMGIANRKQEEMKEMIVDTLGNMKEELLEDAASMEFRDIIIPESGEPVSSKDIKRCIQQIQELIISRLNQAVANKLISSVDYLRESFVGTLERCLKSLEESWEGSVHPPRGLEKPREGSGHITSNYLKQILNAAYHVEVTFHSGSTVTRMLWEQIKQIIQRITWVSPPAITSDWKRKVAQDAIESLSASKLAKSICSQFRTRLNSSHEAFAASLRQLEDGHSGRLERTEDLWLRVRKEHAPRLARLSLESRSLQDVLLHGKPKLGRELGRGQYGVVYLCDSWGGHFPCALKSVVPPDEKHWNDLALEFHYMRLGWNWSHGCRLRWMWWKGSGTCTARAWCTGISNSKTSCWTKRIGPKSRIWGSANPRR